A window of Gossypium raimondii isolate GPD5lz chromosome 7, ASM2569854v1, whole genome shotgun sequence genomic DNA:
CATGTTCACACTTAGTGGTAAATCATTCATAACTGAGCCTTTCATCTTTCTAAGGCATCTACTTATCTCATCTTCTTTCAATCCGGTGTTAACATGACCGATTTTCTCACCGAGCTCCAGTAATTGCTGTTTTACATCAATGAAAAGAAAGTTTATTCTTTGTATTGAACCAAGAGCTTTTTTTGGTACAAAGGCACATCACACAACTAAGATTTGAATCCTAGAGCTAAAGACCCTCTTAAAGGTGGCTACATGAACCGAGTTAAACCTTTGGTTTTGTACCAAATCAAGAGTTGAACGAGAATCCGTCGAACCATGCCAAATACCTaagcttctttctttttaaaagacAATTTAAGAAGATAAAGATAACATAACATACCTCATATGACATGCTATCAATATCAAGCCTCCAGTCGCTAAATCGATCACGTGAATCTAATCTTCCGCCCATTAGCAAGTTGTTCTGCAGCATCATTATCTACACCAGCAGCCACCAACAGTTTGACatggaaattaaacaaaaaaaatcctatCTGACTTAGAATTCAACTAATACAACACACAGCACGTGAAGAACCGGACAAAAACCAACCTCAAGGTTTGGGCCTTCAAGGTCTGGGGCCTCAACCTTTGCCAATGGTGCCAAGGCCTCATTGGCACTTAATGAATCTTTTTTGAATGGTAAACATTACTCTCAAAATAAGGATCTCAACCATTCCTTCATTACTTACAATAGTAGGACACAAATGTGAGAGTCAAATGTGGACATACCTCAGCAAGCCCCTCTGGAGAAGGATGTCGAGCATGGCGATAGTATCTAGATCCAAAGAAATCAGGTTCAGGACGTGATGAGATGAAGGCTGAATCAGAATCAAGAAATGAGAGTGTTTCGGGATTTACAGTCCGCCTTGCTATATACGAAGGCTGTCAACATAGATGAAACGAAATCAGCCAGCATAAAAACGAAGTTACATCCAAAATTATAATACAAAAGAACACTGATCATGCAGAAAGGAGAATACCAAATCAGATGAACAAACATTTACATGCTTATCAAAAGCTGTATAAGACTGTCACCTAATTTGATAGGGTCCATGATAGGCTTTAAAATCCAAAGATATTACCTTTCATCACTAACAAAGCTAAATTATAACTGCTTCTCTAACACACTAAGAAAGCACTAAATAAGAAACATTACCAAatccaaagaaaagaaatgtaccataaaaaaaaaaggttaaatcaCTATTTGAAGCCTGAACTTGACAACTACTCCCACATTGGAACCTGAATTTTTTGGTCCAAGTCAGTCCCTGAACTTGGTAATTTTTCCCACATTAGGGCCTGGACTAGGCAATTGCTCCTGCATTGGGGCCTGAACCTTTTCTTGTCCAAGTTAGTCCCTGAACTTGGCAATTGGTGTTACATTAAGGCCTGAACTTTAGGGATTTCAAGGAAATATCAAGGACTAACtgagacaaaaaaaagttcaggCCCCAATGTGGCAATAACTGTCAAGTTTACGGACTAACTTAGAAAAAAAACAGTTCAACAATTGCCAAGTTAAGGaactaacttggacaaaaaaagttGAAGCCCTAATGTGAGAATAGTTGTTAAATTCAGCCTatttaaccctaaaaataattaaaaccaaaaGACCCCCCAAGAATTTAAGTGGTGGTTGTGTCACTAATGAATTTCAACAAatatattaagaataaaaataaattcaggAAAAGTAAGTATGAAACAGGTTGTAAAGTAAAGTGCCAAGATCACCTATATGCTTGCTTCAAATGCAAATAAGGAACCAACTTAAGGCACAATAAAGCTTTCAGAAATTGCAATTTGTTCATTCATAATGAGCAAATCTGTGGggtatattgaaattattaaaaacataaagtGTTTCCTAAAGAAGTTTTAGGCAGGGATCAATTAAACATTCacaatgaattgaatgaatggCCAAAAAAGTGTTCATAAATATCAAAAGGATGCATGGGCTAAGCACCAAAAAGGGGGGAAAAAGGACCTAATTCTAGTGCCAAATccagataataataataataacctacACGACATTAATTAAAAGAAGTCCAAATTGTACTAAAGCATAGAAATTAGCATCCTAAGGTCCCAAAACTCATAAAGAACTCATCCAATGACATGATATGTAATCCCTAAAAGAAATAACCATATATGCAGCATAAAAGGATGGATATACCCCCCTGTGGTTGACCTTTTCGACATCAATCTTCCCTCTAGCAGGCACATTTCTCCTTGTAGCAACACGATCCACAGAGCCAACAGCATCAGCTGAAAACCCAATTCCAGGTCCACACCAAACATCTTGAATCACTCCACAACTAATGTTATAACCACTCCCTTCATTCAAAAGCACACCTTGTTGATGATGAGGATGATGCACCTTATGGCTGTTGCTGCTCTCATTGCCAACAACAAGTTTActacttttcttctttttcttcttcttcttcttttcttgctcctgctgctgctgctgctgctgctgttgctgtgttttctttttcttctttactttcTTAGTTTCCCAATCGGCTGATGTACGTATCATGGCTGGCACCGACACTTGTTGTGATGTAGATGCGGTGCAACCAAGTCCTCTAAGAGCAGACTGGCTAAAAGGAttggttttctttttggttgTGTCATTGTTGGAGGAGAGGAAAAGAGAGGAAATGGTGGATTTAGAACGAGTGGATTGGATTAAAGATGGGATTTCTGACACTGGGTCTGGATCTGTTTCTGTCGTGTTGATTTGGTTCCTGGCTGGTCTTCTTAGTTTTAGATGTTCTGCTATTGtggaacaagaagaagaagaagaagaagaagcagaaacAGAAGCTGAGGTTTCTGTAAGAAATGGCATGGCTATTGTTTTGGTttggttgggttgggttgggttggttTGTTCTGCAACAGAGAAAGAGAAATGTTAATAATGAAAACAAACAGATTGAAGGATTAGACGAGGggggaagaagaagatggagtgAGTTATGAGGTTcgttttttccttttccttttccttttcctttttattgcATTGAATTTTGATTGGATTTGATGAGGGTCAATTTTTTAAGAGTACCACTGGTTTATGTTGATTTATTTGTggtttattctttttaattaaataaattctcaaaaaattaaaaataaaagaaaactatttaacagttaatttaattaattttttagctttATCTAATCAGTTCAACTCTTTATTCTGGTGTTAGgagtgaaattatattttgttttatttattaaaattttattcctttgtactattaaaattgatatagaTGAGAATAATCAAGCAATAAAACATGACATGCCACGTATGTTTTATGTTAACGCATACAATAGCccgattttaataataaaatggataaaattttaataaaaaattaatttactctttaatctaatatataaagattaatttatttaattttattagataaaaaaatctCCCATATTGTATTTACTTTATTGAGACTTTGTTATTCATTTGTTGAATGGGGTTTTTTAccgaaaaattattttaaaaaaatactaaaatggtATGTTAAAACAATATGCACCAAAATGGTATATTTAGATGGGTGGAGAGTGGTGCCGCTTTCTGACACTAatcagttaaaaaaatattattttagtagtGGAGGGATAGGGACAGGCGGCACACATGTAAAAATACGGGTCAAATACAGGTCGCATACAGTAAAAATTGGACCCGAAAATCGACCCGCTGACATGATGGGACAGGACACGAGTCACGCTTAGGGAAGAGGCAGCACTGGTGGAAGAGCTGGCGCAGGCGGCACTGGTGGAGGAGCTGGCAGAAGCGGCATCGCAGGCGATGGGATGGATGCATGCtgagttaatttgttttttgtgTGTTTGGGGACCATTATAAGGTCCTCAAGTTTATTTTCGGCCGGTGAGtgaaggagaagaaaagaagagaagaagaggagAGGGCCGGAAGGGAAGGGAAgggaagggaaaaagaaagaaaaaaaaaagagaaggagaatAGAGAGGGAACgagaaagagaaggaaaaaaataaaaaaagaaaaaggtaattttttgttataaattaatgGATTactgttaatttaatttttttcgttattattgttgatttaattcggatttaatttttaaatttatttttgtaaggtATTATCTGGTTAAAAGAGATATTAAGgtatgtttgtatttattttatattttcattcattcataatttattttaatgtttgtaGAAGTAAAAAGCctatttatgttatgtacaaagaatgttttattattttgtgtaatttatttgttatgtgtTTTTAAGTtgattagatatatttttatgaaatttatttggcattttattttgattattttaatattatttttattatttttatgtaggtaaaagatgagaccattgatatggaatttgaaatttatgagataaattaggaattagtttatatgttctaatttttaagattttataattgagaatttttaagattttataattgagaataagagtttatgtttttaaattttattttatgttttttataaatattaaaatgaattttcttttgaacttctataaaaaaagtatatttttgataaaaattaagttggcatgttattatatatattatattttaaaccaaaacattttacgtattatgtatatttattttgttaatgtagTATAGCAAAAAATATGATGTGGAAAAATTGTTTggtattattttgtaattaaaagcaataaataaaatttaggtattttgataaatatttaaaatccatcaaactttaaaattaataaccaaaatttattttgaaattgcaGGTATCGCAATGGCTCCATTGATTAAAAACGATGGTCACATATCAAACACAGTTAATAATATGGTAATATATTGTTACTTGTTAATCACGGATTCCCTTAAAAAAATATCTACGTAATTTAcggaaataaattatgttattataactattttctataatttaacaCTGTCAGAGCCCGTACCTCGCATTAAGGAGTTGGGTGAATGGTTTAGGATATTCCACGAAATAATGACTGATGCCATACTTGGAGTTAGCTGGATTCAGGTCAGCATCTGGACATTTGATTTGCGGTACAATTTAATATCCGCATTGGTCGAGCGTTGGCGCCTAgagacccacacttttcatttgTCGTGTGGGGAATGCACTGTCACTCTCGAGGATGTTGCATTGCAACTTGGGCTTCCAATTGACGGGAGTGCCGTAACGGGCGTAAGTGCGATAGCTGAGCTAGCTGCCCTTTGTTATAGCCTAATAGAAGTCTCGCCCGCCGATGTTGAGTTCAATTTTacagttttgaaattttcatggcTGAAAGCCAATTTTgaacatttatcaattaatgtCACTGAACATAAGGTGATGTGCGCAGTTTGAGAGTacattatgcatattatagaGGGTGTACTGATGCCCGATATGAACAATAACAGGGTTGATTTGAtgtatttacccctattaactgATTTACAGAATGTTCGCTCGTATAGTTGGGGTTCTATAGTTCTGGCTATGTTGTATCGTAAGCTTTGTTGGACGACAAAGCCTGATGCCGTAGACATAGACGGATGCCTTCTATTGCTACAATCATGGGCTTTTTACCGGATGTCATTCTTGGCATCGGTTAGGCATCAACCATACGTATTTCCACTAGTGAAtaagtgataaaatttaacttgttattaattgacattttttttaatgatattattcTAACATGTAACTTGTTTTCGTAGATGAAGTTTTTATCCAGGTATCGGGAGGTCGTACACTATCCTGATATATCATCTGATGATTGAACAACATGTCAGGGAAGGGGTAAGCATTCCAATATTTGTGACATGTAATTACTTTGAATATCTTACTCGAACcgtgttaaattttaaccatgttattaatcGTGCAGTTTATATGGATGTCGTATCGAAGACCAGAAATTACGGTTGTTATACCCTCGTCTACCCACATTCATTCTCACATGTGGTGCAACAACGCACCAATTATCAATTTCCAGACAATCGACTGGTATAATGGGGATAGAGTACTCCAGCAGCTTGGTTGCATCCAGTATATCCCGAATCAGCCAATACATGTAGGGAAGATTCACGGGATCAACAAGAgaggaaaacatagaaataattgAGGGTTGTGCACCGAAAATATGTTGTAGTGTGGGATAATCAGATGGCACGAAGACCTCAGATGGATATTTATTCTGATTTGCAACCATCGTTAGAGTACATACAATGGTACTCTAGTACGGGAAAACCATATTTACTTGGTAAGCAGTCGACTGTAGTCCCTC
This region includes:
- the LOC105787082 gene encoding uncharacterized protein LOC105787082 isoform X1, producing the protein MPFLTETSASVSASSSSSSSCSTIAEHLKLRRPARNQINTTETDPDPVSEIPSLIQSTRSKSTISSLFLSSNNDTTKKKTNPFSQSALRGLGCTASTSQQVSVPAMIRTSADWETKKVKKKKKTQQQQQQQQQQEQEKKKKKKKKKSSKLVVGNESSNSHKVHHPHHQQGVLLNEGSGYNISCGVIQDVWCGPGIGFSADAVGSVDRVATRRNVPARGKIDVEKVNHRGPSYIARRTVNPETLSFLDSDSAFISSRPEPDFFGSRYYRHARHPSPEGLAEIMMLQNNLLMGGRLDSRDRFSDWRLDIDSMSYEQLLELGEKIGHVNTGLKEDEISRCLRKMKGSVMNDLPLSVNMNVDKKCSICQEEYEANEEMGKLYCGHSFHIQCIKQWLVHKNTCPVCKTEAAAQC
- the LOC105787082 gene encoding uncharacterized protein LOC105787082 isoform X2; translated protein: MPFLTETSASVSASSSSSSSCSTIAEHLKLRRPARNQINTTETDPDPVSEIPSLIQSTRSKSTISSLFLSSNNDTTKKKTNPFSQSALRGLGCTASTSQQVSVPAMIRTSADWETKKVKKKKKTQQQQQQQQQQEQEKKKKKKKKKSSKLVVGNESSNSHKVHHPHHQQGVLLNEGSGYNISCGVIQDVWCGPGIGFSADAVGSVDRVATRRNVPARGKIDVEKPSYIARRTVNPETLSFLDSDSAFISSRPEPDFFGSRYYRHARHPSPEGLAEIMMLQNNLLMGGRLDSRDRFSDWRLDIDSMSYEQLLELGEKIGHVNTGLKEDEISRCLRKMKGSVMNDLPLSVNMNVDKKCSICQEEYEANEEMGKLYCGHSFHIQCIKQWLVHKNTCPVCKTEAAAQC